A section of the Bacteroidia bacterium genome encodes:
- a CDS encoding Omp28-related outer membrane protein: MKKIYLLLLVIGVAFGSCKKDSNDDPKNKDPEKDPIAGCMDEMAQNYNAEATEDDGNCEYLAATTSEKRKVVLEDFTGVKCQWCPDGHRRALELQASYPDDVILLAVHAKAYGTPYGSDPNLVTSYADALVLQSRVAGYPAGTVNRYQFNASKGAAPYFAQNDNGLALSRGGWKPAGQYVLDLSSPVNVAVKSEYDEASKTATITTELYYTESVGSTNKLNVAITESGIMTKQAEAGKGIVDYQQDNVLRELVTGQWGEDISETEAGTRIQRTHTYTVQSEQVLENLEVVVFVAEGQENIYTGARTSLK; encoded by the coding sequence ATGAAAAAAATTTATCTTCTCTTATTGGTCATCGGAGTTGCTTTTGGCTCCTGTAAAAAGGATTCCAATGATGATCCAAAAAACAAGGATCCTGAAAAAGATCCCATTGCAGGTTGTATGGATGAGATGGCTCAGAACTACAATGCAGAAGCCACCGAGGATGATGGCAATTGCGAGTATCTGGCTGCTACTACCAGTGAAAAGCGGAAAGTAGTGTTGGAAGATTTTACGGGCGTTAAGTGTCAATGGTGTCCAGATGGGCATAGAAGAGCTCTGGAGCTTCAGGCCAGCTATCCTGATGATGTCATTCTCCTGGCGGTACATGCCAAAGCTTATGGAACCCCTTATGGTTCTGATCCTAATTTAGTTACAAGCTATGCTGATGCGCTTGTCCTTCAGTCCAGGGTAGCAGGGTATCCCGCAGGCACTGTAAACCGCTACCAGTTTAACGCATCTAAAGGGGCTGCTCCTTATTTTGCTCAGAACGATAATGGTCTTGCCTTGAGCAGAGGTGGGTGGAAGCCGGCAGGCCAGTATGTCCTTGATCTTTCTTCTCCGGTAAATGTGGCTGTAAAATCAGAATACGATGAAGCTTCAAAGACTGCCACCATTACCACGGAGCTATATTACACCGAATCCGTTGGTTCTACCAATAAGCTCAATGTAGCCATCACCGAAAGCGGAATTATGACTAAACAAGCTGAAGCCGGTAAAGGAATCGTAGATTATCAGCAAGATAATGTATTACGCGAACTGGTTACGGGCCAATGGGGTGAGGATATTTCTGAGACCGAAGCCGGAACACGCATCCAGAGAACCCATACTTACACTGTTCAAAGTGAACAAGTACTGGAAAATCTTGAAGTTGTGGTTTTTGTAGCTGAAGGCCAGGAAAATATTTACACTGGTGCCCGCACATCACTGAAGTAA
- a CDS encoding isoaspartyl peptidase/L-asparaginase, whose product MKKFLLIFVLMLIQKEGAAPQERSAETKRQPIAIVIHGGAGNMNPDNISPEKRKQYEAVLREALIVGYETLEKRGSLDAVEAVITMLENSPLFNAGKGAVMTNEGKNELDASIMYGKDLMAGAVAGVTTVKNPIKAARAVMEKSPHVMMAGEGAEKFADQHGLELVDPEYFYNEERYEELERIKDREGQQQLDEGSLIPMEFEKMGTVGCVALDRDGNIAAGTSTGGMTNKRFGRIGDSPVIGAGTYADNSTAGISCTGHGEYFIRLAVAYDITAIMKYRQESLESAAKQVVKKLSEMGGKGGVIGLDRRGNVAMVFNTSGMFRGYLKEGEKPVVRIFED is encoded by the coding sequence ATGAAAAAGTTTCTTTTGATTTTCGTTTTGATGCTAATTCAAAAAGAAGGGGCCGCACCTCAGGAGCGTTCGGCTGAAACAAAACGTCAGCCTATTGCCATTGTGATCCACGGGGGTGCAGGCAATATGAATCCGGATAACATATCGCCTGAAAAGAGAAAACAATACGAGGCTGTACTGAGAGAAGCGCTAATAGTAGGTTATGAAACACTTGAAAAAAGAGGGAGCCTGGATGCGGTGGAAGCAGTCATCACGATGCTGGAAAATTCTCCTCTTTTTAATGCAGGCAAAGGTGCTGTTATGACTAACGAGGGCAAGAATGAGTTGGACGCTTCCATAATGTACGGAAAGGATCTGATGGCGGGTGCGGTGGCAGGCGTTACCACCGTTAAGAATCCAATAAAGGCTGCAAGAGCGGTCATGGAAAAAAGCCCACATGTAATGATGGCTGGAGAAGGAGCCGAAAAATTCGCAGATCAACATGGGCTTGAATTGGTGGATCCGGAGTATTTCTATAATGAAGAACGCTACGAGGAACTGGAAAGAATAAAGGACAGAGAGGGTCAGCAGCAATTGGATGAAGGATCACTCATCCCGATGGAATTTGAGAAGATGGGAACTGTAGGATGTGTGGCTTTGGATAGAGATGGAAATATTGCGGCAGGTACTTCTACAGGTGGTATGACGAATAAGCGCTTTGGCCGGATTGGCGATTCGCCCGTAATCGGGGCCGGTACTTATGCTGATAACAGCACAGCCGGGATTTCATGCACAGGCCATGGCGAATATTTCATACGCCTGGCAGTGGCATACGACATTACAGCAATAATGAAATACCGTCAGGAAAGCCTGGAATCTGCGGCTAAGCAGGTTGTGAAGAAGCTCTCTGAAATGGGAGGCAAGGGTGGCGTCATCGGCCTGGACAGACGCGGAAACGTAGCTATGGTTTTCAATACCTCCGGCATGTTCAGAGGTTATCTAAAAGAAGGAGAAAAACCTGTCGTTAGAATTTTTGAGGATTAA
- a CDS encoding T9SS type A sorting domain-containing protein: MKIRFYTLILCALFLIGGVGLVQAQTFKFIKDSVSVTASSGEAEIVGYNQMVNTTSQTQTFRWYRFDEGLENGWESQICDKIQCYLPHVSSAEFVLGAGDTSIMDVHFIPNSVSGESEVRVFLFAVGDSANGQFATYFATGWRVGLNENPQAKFNFYPNPVKEKLTIDFPVKGDHTVEIFNILGNNVGTYQVNNQSTLNISFFDLPKGMYILTYRSAEGKVVTKTLTKE, translated from the coding sequence ATGAAAATAAGATTTTACACCTTGATACTATGTGCATTGTTTTTAATAGGAGGTGTTGGCCTCGTACAGGCCCAGACCTTCAAGTTCATTAAGGATTCTGTATCTGTTACGGCTTCTTCAGGAGAGGCGGAAATAGTGGGCTACAACCAGATGGTTAATACCACCTCCCAAACGCAGACTTTTCGGTGGTATAGATTCGATGAGGGCCTGGAGAACGGCTGGGAATCCCAGATTTGTGATAAGATACAGTGCTACCTGCCTCACGTCAGTTCTGCAGAATTTGTACTTGGAGCCGGAGATACTTCCATTATGGATGTGCATTTCATTCCCAATTCAGTTTCCGGAGAGTCTGAAGTAAGAGTATTTCTTTTTGCTGTTGGAGACAGTGCAAACGGGCAGTTTGCTACATACTTCGCCACCGGATGGCGGGTTGGGCTAAATGAAAATCCGCAAGCTAAATTTAACTTCTATCCTAATCCTGTGAAGGAAAAGCTGACCATTGACTTCCCCGTCAAAGGAGATCATACAGTTGAAATCTTTAATATTCTGGGAAACAATGTGGGAACTTATCAGGTCAACAATCAATCAACATTGAACATCTCATTTTTTGATCTTCCTAAAGGAATGTATATCCTTACTTACAGATCAGCAGAAGGGAAAGTAGTAACGAAAACTTTGACAAAGGAATAA
- a CDS encoding carboxymuconolactone decarboxylase family protein, whose translation MSGEKVKEFQAYRDRQNERLLGQNNLVINRLFNLDSRVYEDGALNKSTKELMGLVASLVLRCDDCVNYHLLQCHDLEISDDQLFESFSIALMVGGSITIPHLRRATEFWDNLKIPEDEKE comes from the coding sequence ATGTCAGGAGAAAAAGTAAAAGAATTTCAGGCTTACCGGGATCGCCAGAATGAGCGGCTGCTGGGGCAAAACAACCTGGTGATAAACAGACTGTTCAACCTTGATAGCCGCGTGTATGAAGATGGCGCCCTGAATAAATCCACAAAAGAGCTAATGGGGCTGGTCGCTTCGCTTGTTCTTCGTTGCGATGATTGTGTGAACTATCATTTATTGCAGTGCCATGATCTGGAAATTTCAGACGATCAGCTCTTCGAGTCCTTTTCAATAGCGCTCATGGTGGGTGGCTCCATTACCATTCCACACCTAAGGCGTGCCACTGAATTTTGGGACAACCTGAAAATTCCGGAGGATGAGAAGGAATAG
- the polA gene encoding DNA polymerase I: MARDKKLFLLDAMALIYRAHFALIRNPIRNSKGVNTSAVYGFTNTLLEVLEKERPSHIAVVFDPPVPTFRHEEFEAYKSQRQEMPEDIGAAIPIVKKLLKAFRIPCMEKNGFEADDVIGTLAKQAPAHGFEVFMMTPDKDYGQLVEEHIYMYKPSYMQNPREILDEKAILKKWGIARVDQVVDILGLMGDSSDNIPGVPGIGPKTAAKLIAEFETIENLLDNTDKLKGKVKEQIEMNKEQALLSKRLATIITNVPVEFDEKDLELEKPDEEALAVLFAELEFRTISKRVLGQEFRIKDVKTSAQPDLFNQEGGPVKEAGPLQTFKDKECSYELVNTDVKMQALAAMLKKTESFCFDTETSGLDPLQSEIVGFSFSIKPGHAYYIPTQADEDETKRILSFFKDVFEDSAIGKTGQNIKFDILVLKQYGIHVRGKLFDTVLAHYLLEPDLRHNMDMLSQTYLGYSPISIETLIGKRGKQQKSMRDLIPEDIVDYACEDADVTLQLQRVFEPLLSEMKVDKLFYEVENPLIYVLAEMENKGVRVDKGALNEYSKELNTDLVRLEKEIFELAGMQFNISSPKQLGEVLFDHLKLDPKAKRTSKTKQYSTSEDVLARLAANHEVAAKLLDFRSIQKLKSTYVDALPLMINPKTGRVHTSYNQAVAATGRLSSTNPNLQNIPIRTEKGREIRKAFIPADDDHTILSADYSQIELRLVAEISNDTGMLEAFKEGIDIHTATSAKIFGVSLAEVTGEMRRKAKMVNFGIIYGISAFGLAQRLNIARSEASEIIRQYFAQYPNIKKYMDDRITMARKHGYVETLMGRRRYLRDINSSNHTVRGYAERNAINAPIQGTAADMIKVAMVNIHEAFLRENIRSHMILQVHDELIFDALKTEVEQVKRIVEDKMRNALKLEVPIVVEIGAGENWLLAH; the protein is encoded by the coding sequence ATGGCAAGAGATAAGAAACTATTCCTGTTGGATGCGATGGCGCTGATTTACCGTGCCCACTTCGCACTCATCCGTAATCCCATCCGCAACTCCAAAGGTGTAAATACTTCAGCAGTGTATGGCTTTACCAATACCCTTCTCGAAGTGCTGGAAAAAGAACGTCCAAGCCATATTGCCGTGGTCTTCGATCCACCTGTGCCCACATTTCGCCACGAAGAATTTGAAGCATATAAATCGCAAAGGCAGGAGATGCCAGAAGATATTGGTGCAGCCATCCCAATCGTGAAAAAGCTGTTAAAGGCATTTCGTATTCCCTGCATGGAGAAGAATGGTTTTGAGGCAGATGACGTGATTGGCACACTCGCCAAGCAGGCTCCGGCCCACGGCTTTGAAGTATTTATGATGACTCCTGATAAAGATTACGGGCAACTTGTGGAGGAGCATATATATATGTACAAGCCCAGCTATATGCAGAATCCCAGAGAGATCCTTGACGAAAAAGCGATTCTCAAAAAATGGGGTATTGCCAGGGTAGATCAGGTAGTGGACATCCTCGGCCTTATGGGAGATAGCAGCGACAACATACCGGGTGTGCCGGGCATAGGGCCCAAAACTGCCGCCAAACTGATTGCGGAGTTCGAGACTATCGAAAATCTGCTGGATAACACAGATAAGCTGAAAGGCAAGGTGAAGGAGCAGATTGAAATGAACAAGGAACAAGCGCTGCTCTCCAAGCGCCTTGCAACTATTATCACCAATGTGCCGGTGGAATTTGATGAAAAAGATCTGGAACTGGAAAAACCGGATGAGGAGGCGCTCGCGGTATTGTTTGCCGAGCTTGAATTCCGAACGATCAGCAAGAGGGTGCTGGGCCAGGAATTCCGCATAAAAGACGTGAAGACTTCTGCTCAGCCTGATCTGTTTAACCAGGAGGGCGGACCGGTGAAGGAAGCCGGGCCGTTGCAAACCTTTAAGGACAAAGAGTGCAGCTATGAACTTGTGAATACTGACGTCAAAATGCAGGCGCTGGCAGCGATGCTGAAGAAAACTGAATCGTTTTGTTTTGATACGGAAACATCAGGTTTGGATCCACTCCAGAGTGAGATCGTAGGGTTTTCCTTTTCCATAAAACCAGGGCATGCGTATTATATCCCCACCCAGGCAGACGAGGACGAGACGAAAAGGATCCTCTCGTTTTTCAAAGATGTATTTGAAGACAGCGCAATCGGCAAAACCGGTCAGAACATCAAGTTTGATATTCTGGTGCTGAAGCAATACGGCATCCATGTGAGGGGAAAGCTTTTCGATACGGTGCTGGCTCATTACCTCCTGGAGCCCGACCTGCGCCACAATATGGATATGCTTTCGCAAACCTACCTGGGTTATTCTCCCATCTCTATTGAAACGCTGATTGGCAAACGCGGAAAGCAACAAAAAAGCATGCGCGATCTCATCCCCGAAGATATTGTGGATTATGCCTGCGAAGATGCCGATGTAACGCTCCAGCTTCAGCGCGTTTTTGAACCGCTGCTCAGCGAAATGAAAGTGGATAAGCTGTTTTATGAAGTAGAGAATCCGCTCATTTATGTATTGGCCGAGATGGAAAACAAAGGCGTCCGGGTGGATAAAGGAGCGCTAAACGAATATTCGAAAGAACTGAATACTGACCTGGTCCGGTTGGAGAAGGAAATTTTCGAGCTGGCAGGAATGCAGTTCAATATCAGTTCGCCAAAGCAATTGGGTGAGGTGCTGTTTGACCATCTGAAGCTTGATCCAAAAGCAAAGCGAACTTCCAAAACCAAGCAGTACAGCACGAGTGAGGATGTGCTAGCCAGGCTTGCCGCCAACCATGAAGTGGCAGCAAAACTCCTCGATTTCCGTTCTATTCAAAAACTGAAGTCAACTTATGTAGATGCGTTGCCCCTTATGATAAATCCTAAAACCGGGCGGGTGCATACAAGTTATAATCAGGCTGTAGCAGCTACCGGCAGGCTCAGTTCTACCAATCCAAACCTGCAAAATATTCCTATCCGTACGGAGAAAGGGCGCGAGATCCGGAAAGCATTCATTCCTGCTGATGATGATCACACGATCCTATCGGCAGATTACTCCCAGATAGAATTGCGGCTTGTAGCAGAAATAAGTAATGATACCGGCATGCTTGAAGCCTTCAAAGAGGGTATTGATATTCATACAGCAACCTCGGCAAAAATTTTTGGGGTCTCTCTTGCCGAAGTAACTGGGGAAATGAGGCGTAAGGCTAAAATGGTCAATTTCGGGATCATCTACGGAATTTCGGCTTTTGGCCTGGCTCAGCGGTTAAATATAGCGCGGAGTGAAGCCTCAGAGATCATCCGGCAATATTTTGCTCAGTATCCCAATATAAAAAAATACATGGACGACCGGATCACTATGGCGCGTAAACATGGCTATGTGGAAACGCTCATGGGTCGAAGACGCTATCTGCGCGACATAAACAGCAGCAACCACACCGTACGCGGATATGCTGAACGAAACGCCATCAATGCGCCCATACAGGGAACGGCTGCGGATATGATCAAAGTTGCGATGGTGAATATTCACGAAGCTTTCCTGCGCGAAAATATCCGCAGCCACATGATCCTTCAGGTGCATGACGAACTGATCTTCGATGCGCTCAAAACTGAAGTGGAGCAGGTGAAGAGAATTGTGGAGGATAAAATGCGGAATGCATTGAAGCTTGAAGTACCGATTGTTGTAGAAATCGGTGCCGGGGAAAATTGGCTGCTCGCACATTAA